The sequence TCTTTAGTTTCCTCTCTTCTTTTTGGAATGAGCCCTCCTATATCAGTTAAGGTTAAGGGTGGTCTTCTTAAGGTTGATTTCAGATTAGAAGGGGATCTTGTAAGAGATGTTTGCTTAGAGGGAGATGCCCGAGTTGTAGCCAAGGGCTATATAATGCCTGATGCCTTAAGGGAGGATTAAATTATGGAAAAGCTGATAATAGGTAAGGCTAAGGAGTTAGAGAAATATATAATAGGGAAAAGGAGGGATTTTCACAGCTATCCTGAACTTAAGTTCGAGGAGTTTAGGACCTCTGAGACTATTGAGGAGGAGCTTAAATCTTTAGGCTTTGAGACCTTTAGAGCTGCCGGAACCGGTGTGATAGGAATTATGGATTGTGGCGGCGTTGAAACTGTGGCCTTAAGGGCTGATATGGATGCTTTGCCTATGCAGGAGGAAAATGATGTGCCCTATAAATCAAGGATCTCAGGTAGGATGCATGCTTGCGGACATGACGGACACATGGCTATGCTGCTTGGAGCGTGTAAGGTGATCTCCGAGATAAGGGATGCCTTTAAGGGGAAGGTCAAGGTTATATTTCAGCCCGCTGAGGAAGGTGGTGGCGGAGCAAAAAATATAGTAGATGAAGGGCACCTAAAAGGCGTAGGAGCTATATTTGGCTTGCATCTTTGGTTTGAGCTTCCATCGGGATTTATCGCTACAAGAAAGGGACCTCTGATGGCCTCTTCTGATGGTTTCTTAATTAAAGTTAGGGGTAGGGGTGGACACGGAGCTACTCCTCATCTTGCTAAAGATCCTACCGCACCTGCTGTTGATATCTATAACGCTATTCAGAAGCTGGTATCAAGGGCAAAGGACCCATTTGCCCCCTTGGCTTTATCCCTTCCCTTTCTTCAGGGAAGCGGCGCATACAACGTTATACCCGATGAGGTTATAATAATGGGGACCTTAAGGACTTTCGATGTTGACCTAAGAAATGAGATAGTCTTTAAGATGGAGAAGATAGTTAAGGGGTACTCGAGCGCTTGGGATTGCGAAGGTATTTTTGAGCTTTCGAGGATGCCCTATCCTCCTGTAGTTAATCATCCTGAGCTTGTTGATATAGTGTTTCGTATAGGAAGGCTCTTAGGACCTGTTATTGAGGCTCCCATGACGATGATCTCCGAGGACTTTTCCTTCTACCTAAGTGAAACTAAGGGGGTTTTTGTCTTTCTCGGGATAA comes from Synergistota bacterium and encodes:
- a CDS encoding amidohydrolase, coding for MEKLIIGKAKELEKYIIGKRRDFHSYPELKFEEFRTSETIEEELKSLGFETFRAAGTGVIGIMDCGGVETVALRADMDALPMQEENDVPYKSRISGRMHACGHDGHMAMLLGACKVISEIRDAFKGKVKVIFQPAEEGGGGAKNIVDEGHLKGVGAIFGLHLWFELPSGFIATRKGPLMASSDGFLIKVRGRGGHGATPHLAKDPTAPAVDIYNAIQKLVSRAKDPFAPLALSLPFLQGSGAYNVIPDEVIIMGTLRTFDVDLRNEIVFKMEKIVKGYSSAWDCEGIFELSRMPYPPVVNHPELVDIVFRIGRLLGPVIEAPMTMISEDFSFYLSETKGVFVFLGIRNDEKGISYPHHHPKFDIDENVLWMGAALHALFAYNYLSLRR